Genomic segment of Paraburkholderia agricolaris:
TCTGGTGGAGATTTTTACGGCTCCGAGCTTATAGTTCCCGCCTAGCGTATGAGCCGTCATCGTGGTCAGGAAAATCTGCTCTCCCCCATAGGCGCCGCAGTCCATGAGTATCACGGCCTCTCTGCCGACGATTTCACCGGCAGCAGTGACAGCTGAACGTATCAAAATATCGGCGTTCTCCCTGCACAGACAGACCTGCATCTCTTCCTGCCGCGTGTTTGCGATGCGAACGGGGCGTCCAGTCTTTCTTGCGAGCGCAGCTGCGAAGGGCTCGACTGCGCAGTCGAATTTGAGCCCAAAAGCTCCCCCGACGGGTGGGACTGTCACCCGGACGTCCGATGGAGGGATACCTAGCACTTTGGCTGTCGTGTTACGGACAGTCCAAGGCACCTGCGTGGACGTTCGAATATGAAACCGGCCGTCTTCATAGCTTGCGACTACGGCACGCGGTTCAAAAGACAGATGGTTTTGACGGCCGACACGGTGTTTTGTTTCGACAATGCGAACGTCCGCTCTGGCAAACGCTGCATCAGTGTCTCCGCGTACGACTTTCGCCTCCCACGCGACGTTTTCACCACGGGCGCCCCCCTCTAGCAGGATGTCGTAATCCGCCCAATCAGGGTGGATCAGCGGCGCTCCTTCAGCTAGCGCATCCTGCATCGTCTTAGCCGCCGGGAGTTCTTCGATTTCAACAATGATTGTCTCTGCCGCTGCTTTAGCTTGTTCTAGTGTGTCAGCGGCAATAGCAGCCAAAGGCTCCCCGACGAAGCGCACGTAGTCTGACGCGAACAGGACTTCGTCGGCAATACCGATGCCGTGTCGCAAAGGTGCGTCAGCGTTTGTGATAATGCCTCTCACTCCCGGCATCTTCCCGGCCAAAGAAACGTCTAGTCTCGTGATGCGTCCGAACGCGACTTCTGATCTCAGGATGAACGCCTGCAGCATGCGGGGCAGCTGCTGGTCAATCGTATATCGCGTGCGACCTCTGAGTTTGTCGCGCGCGTCGCGGCGACGGAAATTCATGACGGCGCCGGTAGGGTCAGACATGACGCACCTCACCGTTTTCCGCGTTAAGCAAATCCATCACAGCGTCAACGATCCGTTCGTATCCGGTACATCTACAAATATTGCCCGACATTAATGCCTTGACCTCTTCTCGAGTTGAATCACACGAGAGCCTATGAAGGCTTCCAGTAAGGCTCATTACCATACCAGGGAAGCACATACCGCACTGCACCGCATCCGCTTCTTCGAACGCTCTCTGAAGTGGCGACAACTGCTCATTGACGTCAAACGATTCGATCGTATTAACTTGCTTGCCCTCCAGAAATTTGATGGGCAGCAGGCATGCGACCTTTGGTATGTCATCAACGAGTACCGTGCATGCCCCACAAAATCCTTCGCGGCACACCGGTTTGGCACCGGTGAGTTGCATCTCGTCGCGCAGAAGGTCAATCAATGGGCTCAAGGGACCCCGCAGCGTAGTCACTTGCTCGCCATTTATGTTGAGGGTCACTGCCATTTCGTATGCCCGACGCGTTTTGCCTGCTCTTCCGTATCTTTCATCGCTCTTTCCAACAGCGCACCGAGTACGCTTGTGCGGTACCAGCCGGGCGCTTCAACACTATCGCGACCAGTGAACTCTCCTGAGAAATCACGCGCAACTTCCTTAGCGGTCCCGGTCGTTGCACCCAACGACTGCCAACTTTGCTCCAGAGATGTCCATCGTCGAGGTGCGGCTTCGACCGCTCCGACTGCGATTGCACTAACTGTGGAGCGGCTGACGTCGACCGATATGCTGACGATGGCAACCGGATAGTCTCCTGCGACTCTCAAAGGTAACCTTTGATGCGACGTCAACTGATTCGCGCGTCTGACGTGCACGGCTGTAACCAGAAATGGGCCACCAATATTGCTTCGGTCCCTGATGAACCGTTCGACAGGTATCTCGACCGTTCCGTTTTCCATGAGAATCTCGACGCCGGCCGAAAGGGCTAACAGCGCCGTCGTGATATCGGGAGCCTCAAAGTCCACCGTGCATAAATTTCCACCGACCGTTGCGACAGCGCGAATCGCGGGATTCGCTGATTTTGCCGCCGCCAGCCAGAGACCCTTGAGGTCAGGCAGTTCTGATATTGCGTCCGCGAGTTCTGCATGCGTAACGGCTGCCCCAATCGATACACGTTCACCAGTGATGCGGACGCCCTTTAATTCTTGAAGATGACCGACCGCCACATAGCGCTCGCTGCATGCTTCACCGCGAAGCGGGTTGCGCAAAATCCAGGTGGCACCGGAGATGATTCGGGTAGCACCATCGCGGAGTCTCTGATAGGCATCCTGAGTATTGCTTGCGACATGTATCGCTGATTCGCTTAATGCAACCATATCAGCTTTTCCTCATCGTTATGAAGTACTGCATGATGACTCGAGAAATTCGACGCCCTGTTCGGAGATTTTCCCTAGCTGATTTTCTCGCTCCTTTGCTCCCCGTACGGTATTGAGCCTTCCGACCACAACTCCGTTCTTTGCTGCGGTCATCTCTGCGAGTATCGATAGTGCAATCTCGGGTGGCGTCTTGCTTCCAATATAGAGACCAGCGGGTCCCCTCAACCGCGCAATCTGCTCGTCACTTAAATCGAAGAGCTTAAGTCTCTCTCTGCGGGCTGCGTTATTTTTTCGCGACCCGATCGCACCAACGTAAAATGCATCGGTCTTCAGAGCTTCCATTAGGGCGAGGTCATCCAACTTCGGATCGTGAGTCAACGTTACGACGGCCGAGCGTGCATCGAGTTTCATTGAAATTACCGCGTCGTCCGGCATCTCACGAACAAGCGATACAGTTGGAGGCAAGAATTCCTCAAGGTACTCCTCACGGGGATCACAGACGGTAATCTGGTAATCCAGTCCCGAAGCGATTTGAGTGAGATATGTGCTCAGTTGCCCTGCCCCAATGACCAACAGCCGGCAACGGGGTCCATGAACGACAGTGAATATATTTCCGTTGTACGTCACACGGCCGACGGCGTGGGTTCGGTCAAGGGAAACACGACCCGTCCTGACATCCAGATGGCGGGCAGTGAGATTGCCACGTTCCACTTCCTTCACCAGCTGTTCCAGCCTGGAGTCTCTGCCGAGGGGCTCAAGCATGAGTTGGATAGTTCCTCCGCATGGCAAACCGAAACGATGCGCCTCCTCCGCGCTCACACCGTAGGTCAGCATCTCCGGCAGCTCATTCGTTATTCCATTCTCGCGAACCTTCAGAATAAGGTCGTCCTCGATGCAGCCACCCGAAACAGAGCCAATAACGACGCCGTCACCCCGGATGGCCAGCATCGCGCCTTCCGGGCGCGGAGAAGACCCCCAGGTCCTGACGACCGTGACCAGCAGAACACGTTGATTTTTCTCCATCCAGGCAATACTTGTCCTGAGTACCTCCAGGTCGACACTGTCCATAATTTGCTCTCTACCGCCATCAAATTCAGGGTAGTCTGGTTACACCGTCTCCCAGGCGTAACCTGCCGTCTTGTGAGGTCAGGTTAGCGTCGCGCTGGACATAAAAATAGTTGTATTTTTCGATGCTTCGCATCTCGTTTTTAGATACCGGGTGCCCGATAGAGTCCCGGTGCCAGATGCCATTGTCGAAGCCGCGCAGATCCCTCAGGAGGCTGCGGAGAACGCTCTAAAAATCCTGAAAGACCGCCACGGCGATTTTGACAAGAGCCGTTCATCCCGCGCCCAGTGATCGGGCAGAAATGTGTCATCCGCTTCTGCCTGCCGGGCAACCTATTCCGTATCGACCTTGATTGCCATCTGTGCTCTCTTCCCGTCGAGTGCGGCATCCTGAAAATTGACTTGCATCCTGGCCAAATACTGTATAAATTTACAGTACTGTTTTTATATACAGGATCGGTCATGAACCAGCTCATCCGCATCTTGAACGACGGTGATCGCGAAACGCTTGCGTGGCTGCGCAAGCATGTCGGCGACGTGCGCGTAGCTGCCGCTGCGCGGCATCTGGGAGGCAACGGCAAGCCGTACCTGTCCGCGGTGTGCCGCTATCTCGGCGTACGTCCGCCAACGCCTCATCAACAACTCCGACCTGTTGACGACTGCACGGTCGGCGATAACTATCTTGCGCAGATCCGCCTGCTGCTGGCAGAGCGCAACCAGCCGTTGTTGAAGCATCAACGTTGATGCTGCGAGTCTTCAGGAAGATAACAATATGATTAAGGACGCTACTCCTGATAGGGATGTCCACGACATCAATCCGGTCGCCCTCGAACGCGCACTCCGCAGCGCGTCGCTCGATCTCCAGCAAATCATTGCCACGGTCGCAGGTCGTCACCTCGACAATGGCCGTCGCCGTTACTCAAGCAGCGCGCAATTGCCGACATGGCGGACACTGCTGACAATCGACGAACAGGTCTTTGAGAATCGGGGTTTCCTGGCAAGGCACAACGAGGCGGTGCGCTCAACGTTTGTCCGGTTTTGCGACAGTCGCTTGTCCGGGATGGATCTCGACGAACCCATCGACTGGCGACGTGACGACGACGACTTGCCAGTCGTGTACCTGCTTGCGCGCGCACTGGTACAGGCCAACGTTACCGATATGGCCACTCAGGACTAATGTGCCGATATCAGCCGTTGGTCGTTATAGTTTTGGGTGCGCTCCAGAAAGTCCAAGGTTAAATGGATCTCGACGCTAACGGGGCCATGTGCTCGCGGTCCGCTGCACGCGCAATACGGCTCTCCTTGACCGCCACAAGGAACAGCCGGAGCGCAAAAATGCCGCTGCGTGAGCGAGGTGGCTACGTGACTCCTCACGAGGCTAGCCACGCAGATACACCGGTCAGAAGCGATGCACGAGACCGACCTGAACACCGCGCGCCTGCGCACCAGGATACGCCAGCGCCAGCCCGGCATTCGCAGCGCCGGCCAGCGTATAGCCGGCCTGCCCGCGATTTTGCAGAAGCGACACGGCAGCGTAGAAGCTGGTGCGCCTCGAGACATCGTGGTTGTACATCACGCTGAACTGGCGCGCACCGTTGCCCGCCGAGGTTCGATCCGTCAACTGCGCCCAGCCGAGCGCAAGATAGTTGAACGGATTGATCGTGTACCCGATCGACACGCCGTAGGTGTTCGCATCCAGCGCCAGTTCGTCCCACTTCGCCCATGTGTAGGCACCGTAGATCGTGAACTTGCCGATCGCATACGACACACCTGAGAGAATCGTGCGATCGGTCGATGCGCCGTCCGTGTTGCGCAGTGCCTGCCCCGCCACGAATGCGGAAAACGGCCCCTGATCGTAGGTGACGTCGAACTGATAACTCGCACCCGTGCCGCGCAAACCGCCTGCATTGCCGAGACCGACATAGACACCGCCCTTCAGCCCATGAAACGAGGGCGTGAGATACGAAATCGTATTACTCGTGCGAATACCATAGGTTGTGATGTTGTCGAGCCCCGAGGCCTGCGTGACAGCGCCGAACGCGTCCATCCTGCCTTCGTCTATGAACAGTGGCGAATTCTGCCGGCCCAAGCGCACCTGCCCCCAGCCGCTCGACAGGCCGATCCACGCCTGGCGATTGAACAGGCTGCCCGTGCTCGCCAACGCACCCGTCGTAGGCACGAACCCGTTTTCGAGCACGAAGTTGACAGCATAGCCGTCGCCCAGATCCTCTTTGCCACGCAGGCCGAAGCGGCTCGCCCATTGACCACTCGACCCCATCGCCGCCGTGTAGCCGTTGCCCGTATTAACGTATTGCACGAACTCGTCGACGATTCCGTATAGCGTGAGACTCGATTGCGCGTGGGCGACACCGGCGTAGCAAGTCGCGATTAACAATAATGTAGTCCTAAGTTTCATGATTGAAATGGTAATAAGCGAGTGGTGAAATACAGCGGAATAAAAATGGCCGACCGCTTCTCGCGGCCGGCCATGGACGTCAGGTGCTAACTTTTTTCCTCGACAACCACTGCGCGCCGACGAGCGCCGCCGTCGAAATCAGAATCAGCAGCGTAGAGATTGCGGCGATCGTCGGGTCCTGCTGATCACGGATATTCTCGAACATCAGACGCGTCAACGTCGACGTGTCGCCGCCCGAGATGAACAGCACGATCACCGTTTCGTCGAAAGAGGTCATGAACGAGAACAACAGCGACGAATAGATCGCCGGTGCGATTTGCGGCAGCGTAATCTCAAAGAACGCCCGCATGCGCCCCGCGCCCAGACTTCGCGCCACCATCTCATGCGTGAGATCGCAGGTTTCCAGGCCGGCGCCCACGGTGATCACCACATACGGCAACGCGAGCAGCGTATGCGCGAGCACGAGCCCCGCAAGCGAGTTGTTCAGGCCGAGCCGCGCATAGACGAAGAACACCCCAACGGCGATCAGGATGACGGGCGCGATCATCGGTAGCATGAATACCGCGCGCACTACGCCGCCGAACTTGCCGCCGAGATGGCGTATCGCGTACGCGCCGGCAGTGCCGAGCGCCGTGGCGAACACAACCGTGGCGAGCGCGACTTCCAGCGAAACCCGCGCGCCGCGCAACCAGTCGTCCGAGGCGAGAAAGCTGCGATACCAGCGCAGGCTCAAGTGATGCGGCGGAAAATGCAGGAAGCTGTCCGCCGAAAACGACATCGGAATAACGAGCAGGCATGGCACGACGAGAAACGCCAGCACCAATGCGCACAGGAGATAGAGCCATGCTCGCTGCGCGTGCGTGATCTGCGTATCGGTAGCGATCATCTGCATTTCAATGGCCCTCCCGTGGCGCGACCGCACGACAGATGCGCTGCACCAGCCACGACGCGAACAGCGCGATCAGCACGAGTACGACGCCGAACGCGCTCACGAGCCCCCAGTCACCCTCGGTGGCGAGCGTGGTCTGAATCTGCATCGCCATTACGTTGACGTTGCCACCGCCAAGCAGGGCCGGCGTCACGTAATAGCCGAGCGAGATCACGAACACCATGACGATGCCCGCGGCGAGCCCCGTAAGCGTCTGCGGAAAGAATACCTGCCAGAACGCGAGGCGAGGCGACGCACCGCAGTTCGCGGCGGCCTTCACGAGGCTCGGGTCGATTGCACGCATCACGCCGTAGAGCGGCATGATCAGCACGGGTGTCATGACATGGGTCATACCGATCACAACGCCCGTAAAATTGTTCACCAGATGGAGGGGCGATGCGATCAGGCCGTTGCCGACCAGCAGGTCGTTCACCACACCGTTGCGCTGCAGGAGCACAAGCCACGAGTAAGTGCGCACGAGCGTCGAGGTCCAGTACGGCAGCACCACGGCCACGAGCAGCATGCCCGCGATACGGCGCGGCAACTGCGAAATCAGATACGCAACCGGATAGCCGATCAGCACCGCGCCGAGCGTGACCGCGAGCGAGACTTCGAGCGTCGTCACGATCGAGCGCAGATACACCGGATCAAGGAGGGCCATATAGTTGGCCAGCGACCATTGTCCGGCATCGCTCTGCAGCGATTTTTCGACTAGCCACGCGAAAGGAATCACCAACAGCACACCGACGACAGCGAGCCCCGGCATGCCCAGCAAAACCATGCGCAAACGTCCGGCAATTTCAAGGCGTCGCAGCGCAACTTCGTTTTCGAGCTGCCGCGGGCCGACGATGGCGGTTTCGTTCGAGGTGAGATTCATGCGTCCTCCCCGACCAGCACGAGCGCCTCGCGCGGCAGACCGACCTTGACGCGATCGCCCGGTGCGAGCCGCCGCCGCTCGGCGAGCGAGACGCCGGGCGGCATCAGAACCTTCACTTCGTGGCCATCGGCCAGGTCCGCATAGACGATCTGCGCGTCGCCGCGGTACACCTGGTCCTTCACCACGGCGTCGAAGCACAGGCTATCGGTGTCCGCCGTCTCGACGATGCTCAGCGATTCCGGGCGCAGTGCCATCCACAGACCACCCGCCTCGCTCGTCCGTGCGGGTGCAGCAGCAACGCGCGTGTCGCCGAACCAGGCCGCGTGTGCATCGCGGCGCAACGGCACCATGCAGGTCTCGCCCATAAACTGCGCAACGAACCGATTGCGCGGATGCCGGTAAATCTCCTCGGGCGTGCCGACCTGTACGAGCGCGCCGCCGTTGACGATGGCGATGCGATCGGACATCGTCAGCGCTTCCTGCTGATCGTGCGTGACATTGATCGTCGTGGTGCCGAAACGCTCGTGCAGCCGCCGGATCTCGATCTGCATGCGGTCGCGCAGCTGTTTGTCGAGCGCCGAGAGCGGCTCGTCGAGCAGCAGAATGCGCGGCTCGAAAATAAGCGCGCGCGCCAGCGCAATGCGCTGCCGCTGACCACCGGAAAGCGCGCTGATACTGCGCTCGCCAAATCCCGTGAGTTGCACCACGTCGAGCATTTCTGCCACGCGCCGCCGCCGTGTCGCGCCGTCGACGCCCCGCAGCTTGAGCGGATAGCCGATGTTCCCGACCACGTCCATGTGCGGAAAGAGCGCGTAGTTCTGAAATACCATGCCGACATCGCGCCGATGTGGCGGCATCGTCAGCAACTCGGTGCCGGCCACCTTGATCGAGCCTGAACTCGCTCTTGTGAATCCGGCCAGCACCATCAGCAAAGTCGTCTTGCCGCTACCGGACGGACCCAGCAGAGTGAGGAATTCACCCGCGCCGATGTCGAGTGAAACGTTGTCGAGCACCGTCGTCGCACCGTACGACTTGCTGACGTTCCTGATCGAAACTGTCGCTTTCATTGTCTGCACCTGTGTCGTCGCCTCAACGGGAAATCGCGGCCTTGTAGCGCGCAGTGGCAGTTTTCTGGTTGTCGCCGGCGCCCCACCAGCGGCCGTCGATCTTCACGGCGTTCTTGAGGTTTTGCGGACTGGAGTTGAGTTCGGCGAGTTCTTGTGGCGAGAACTGCTTTACGTCGAACGCGCGCGCGTTGGTCGGGCCGTAGCCTTCGAGCGCATGCGGAATGTTCGCCTGAAACTCCGGCGACATCATCAGCGCGATCATCTTCTGCGCGGCAGCCGCGTGCCGCGCGCCCTTCGGAATCGCGAGACAGCCCATGCCGAGAATGGTCTCGGCTTTCGAATACGCAACCGGTGCGTTGTCGTGCAGCAC
This window contains:
- a CDS encoding (2Fe-2S)-binding protein, whose amino-acid sequence is MAVTLNINGEQVTTLRGPLSPLIDLLRDEMQLTGAKPVCREGFCGACTVLVDDIPKVACLLPIKFLEGKQVNTIESFDVNEQLSPLQRAFEEADAVQCGMCFPGMVMSLTGSLHRLSCDSTREEVKALMSGNICRCTGYERIVDAVMDLLNAENGEVRHV
- a CDS encoding FAD binding domain-containing protein yields the protein MVALSESAIHVASNTQDAYQRLRDGATRIISGATWILRNPLRGEACSERYVAVGHLQELKGVRITGERVSIGAAVTHAELADAISELPDLKGLWLAAAKSANPAIRAVATVGGNLCTVDFEAPDITTALLALSAGVEILMENGTVEIPVERFIRDRSNIGGPFLVTAVHVRRANQLTSHQRLPLRVAGDYPVAIVSISVDVSRSTVSAIAVGAVEAAPRRWTSLEQSWQSLGATTGTAKEVARDFSGEFTGRDSVEAPGWYRTSVLGALLERAMKDTEEQAKRVGHTKWQ
- a CDS encoding XdhC family protein, with protein sequence MDSVDLEVLRTSIAWMEKNQRVLLVTVVRTWGSSPRPEGAMLAIRGDGVVIGSVSGGCIEDDLILKVRENGITNELPEMLTYGVSAEEAHRFGLPCGGTIQLMLEPLGRDSRLEQLVKEVERGNLTARHLDVRTGRVSLDRTHAVGRVTYNGNIFTVVHGPRCRLLVIGAGQLSTYLTQIASGLDYQITVCDPREEYLEEFLPPTVSLVREMPDDAVISMKLDARSAVVTLTHDPKLDDLALMEALKTDAFYVGAIGSRKNNAARRERLKLFDLSDEQIARLRGPAGLYIGSKTPPEIALSILAEMTAAKNGVVVGRLNTVRGAKERENQLGKISEQGVEFLESSCSTS
- a CDS encoding DUF2471 domain-containing protein encodes the protein MIKDATPDRDVHDINPVALERALRSASLDLQQIIATVAGRHLDNGRRRYSSSAQLPTWRTLLTIDEQVFENRGFLARHNEAVRSTFVRFCDSRLSGMDLDEPIDWRRDDDDLPVVYLLARALVQANVTDMATQD
- a CDS encoding porin, yielding MLIATCYAGVAHAQSSLTLYGIVDEFVQYVNTGNGYTAAMGSSGQWASRFGLRGKEDLGDGYAVNFVLENGFVPTTGALASTGSLFNRQAWIGLSSGWGQVRLGRQNSPLFIDEGRMDAFGAVTQASGLDNITTYGIRTSNTISYLTPSFHGLKGGVYVGLGNAGGLRGTGASYQFDVTYDQGPFSAFVAGQALRNTDGASTDRTILSGVSYAIGKFTIYGAYTWAKWDELALDANTYGVSIGYTINPFNYLALGWAQLTDRTSAGNGARQFSVMYNHDVSRRTSFYAAVSLLQNRGQAGYTLAGAANAGLALAYPGAQARGVQVGLVHRF
- a CDS encoding ABC transporter permease, with protein sequence MIATDTQITHAQRAWLYLLCALVLAFLVVPCLLVIPMSFSADSFLHFPPHHLSLRWYRSFLASDDWLRGARVSLEVALATVVFATALGTAGAYAIRHLGGKFGGVVRAVFMLPMIAPVILIAVGVFFVYARLGLNNSLAGLVLAHTLLALPYVVITVGAGLETCDLTHEMVARSLGAGRMRAFFEITLPQIAPAIYSSLLFSFMTSFDETVIVLFISGGDTSTLTRLMFENIRDQQDPTIAAISTLLILISTAALVGAQWLSRKKVST
- a CDS encoding ABC transporter permease, with the protein product MNLTSNETAIVGPRQLENEVALRRLEIAGRLRMVLLGMPGLAVVGVLLVIPFAWLVEKSLQSDAGQWSLANYMALLDPVYLRSIVTTLEVSLAVTLGAVLIGYPVAYLISQLPRRIAGMLLVAVVLPYWTSTLVRTYSWLVLLQRNGVVNDLLVGNGLIASPLHLVNNFTGVVIGMTHVMTPVLIMPLYGVMRAIDPSLVKAAANCGASPRLAFWQVFFPQTLTGLAAGIVMVFVISLGYYVTPALLGGGNVNVMAMQIQTTLATEGDWGLVSAFGVVLVLIALFASWLVQRICRAVAPREGH
- a CDS encoding ABC transporter ATP-binding protein, with translation MKATVSIRNVSKSYGATTVLDNVSLDIGAGEFLTLLGPSGSGKTTLLMVLAGFTRASSGSIKVAGTELLTMPPHRRDVGMVFQNYALFPHMDVVGNIGYPLKLRGVDGATRRRRVAEMLDVVQLTGFGERSISALSGGQRQRIALARALIFEPRILLLDEPLSALDKQLRDRMQIEIRRLHERFGTTTINVTHDQQEALTMSDRIAIVNGGALVQVGTPEEIYRHPRNRFVAQFMGETCMVPLRRDAHAAWFGDTRVAAAPARTSEAGGLWMALRPESLSIVETADTDSLCFDAVVKDQVYRGDAQIVYADLADGHEVKVLMPPGVSLAERRRLAPGDRVKVGLPREALVLVGEDA